One Xyrauchen texanus isolate HMW12.3.18 chromosome 2, RBS_HiC_50CHRs, whole genome shotgun sequence genomic window carries:
- the LOC127617951 gene encoding H/ACA ribonucleoprotein complex subunit 3, with protein sequence MFLQFYLNENGDRVYTLKKVDPSGQPSSSAHPARFSPDDKFSRHRVTIKKRFGLLLTQQPRPVL encoded by the exons atgttcctgcAGTTTTATCTGAATGAGAATGGCGACAGGGTTTACACTCTGAAG AAAGTGGACCCATCCGGTCAGCCCAGCAGCTCGGCGCACCCGGCCCGCTTCTCTCCGGACGATAAGTTCTCCAGACACCGAGTGACTATCAAGAAACGCTTCGGGCTTCTGCTAACACAACAACCACGACCTGTGCTGTGA